The following proteins are co-located in the Brevibacillus laterosporus DSM 25 genome:
- a CDS encoding ComEC/Rec2 family competence protein — MTTMRYYLLLVTCIGMMILALSQTVEASRPIAITHQLQHIEDPDAVEQEEDFVGLTTTFFSLPEGESTLIRFPTGKTMLVDTGSEKDTEKLVSLLLERHVTKVDYLLLTNDLPTHIGGYDKLAEKIQFDKIYMPKLTAFAIHSNIHISREKQVVYVKEKDQLLEGKDVEITFLHPSENLFLSPQDNSLVFCLTQGKLQFLFTSAINEKAEERLLAKYPSLLPAEIIKVAAQGSNQASIQAFLTKVDPQIAVVQTGIPREQWKDSMREVVERLEESWADTYVTSRDGSITILSNGQDYKVLKAVKTSIRDRQRS, encoded by the coding sequence ATGACTACAATGCGATATTACCTATTGCTAGTTACTTGTATAGGCATGATGATCCTTGCATTATCCCAAACAGTTGAAGCAAGTCGACCTATTGCGATTACACATCAGCTACAGCACATCGAGGATCCTGATGCTGTTGAACAGGAGGAAGATTTTGTTGGACTTACCACGACTTTTTTCTCCTTACCAGAAGGGGAGAGTACGCTCATTCGATTTCCAACGGGAAAAACCATGCTAGTTGACACTGGTAGCGAAAAGGATACCGAAAAACTGGTTTCCTTGCTACTTGAACGTCATGTTACAAAAGTGGATTACCTGTTATTGACAAACGATTTACCTACTCATATTGGTGGCTACGATAAGTTAGCGGAGAAAATTCAATTTGATAAGATTTACATGCCGAAATTGACAGCGTTCGCAATTCACAGTAATATCCATATATCTAGGGAAAAGCAAGTTGTGTATGTAAAGGAAAAGGATCAATTACTAGAGGGAAAAGATGTGGAGATCACATTTTTACATCCCAGCGAGAACCTGTTTTTATCACCACAGGATAATTCGCTTGTGTTTTGTCTGACCCAAGGAAAACTCCAATTTTTGTTCACCAGTGCCATTAATGAAAAAGCAGAGGAGCGGTTGCTTGCAAAATATCCTTCTCTATTGCCTGCTGAGATTATAAAGGTAGCGGCACAGGGTAGCAATCAAGCCTCTATTCAAGCCTTTTTAACGAAGGTGGATCCTCAGATTGCCGTTGTGCAAACCGGCATTCCTCGGGAGCAGTGGAAAGACTCCATGCGTGAAGTGGTGGAGCGTTTGGAGGAATCATGGGCAGATACGTATGTCACTAGCCGGGATGGATCAATTACCATTCTCTCTAATGGACAAGATTATAAGGTTTTAAAGGCAGTCAAGACCTCTATACGTGATAGACAACGAAGTTAG
- a CDS encoding redox-sensing transcriptional repressor Rex, with protein MGKVPKISEAVVRRLPIYLRYLTNLQELQVKTVSSQQMGKTMDINPAQIRKDLSAFGDFGKKGIGYDVDYLIEKIRHILKLDQVIHVALVGAGNLGQAISNYNVYLKDNMKIVSIFDADPQKIGKDLGGLVIEPIDQMEEIIKEKQIRMAIITTPASAAQEVANKLIEAGIEAILNFAPTTIRTEKEVKIDHNDLTSSLQSLAYYLN; from the coding sequence ATGGGGAAAGTACCAAAAATTTCTGAAGCGGTCGTTCGCCGTCTGCCGATCTATTTGCGATATTTAACAAATCTACAGGAGTTACAAGTAAAGACGGTGTCTTCCCAACAGATGGGCAAAACAATGGATATTAACCCAGCCCAAATTCGAAAGGACCTATCTGCATTTGGTGACTTTGGAAAAAAAGGTATTGGCTATGACGTAGATTACTTGATTGAAAAGATTCGTCATATCTTAAAATTGGACCAAGTGATTCATGTAGCGTTGGTGGGAGCCGGTAATTTAGGCCAAGCGATTTCAAATTACAATGTCTATTTAAAAGATAATATGAAAATAGTTTCCATTTTTGATGCGGACCCACAGAAAATAGGCAAAGATTTAGGTGGATTGGTCATTGAACCGATTGATCAAATGGAAGAAATTATTAAAGAAAAACAAATTCGTATGGCGATTATTACGACGCCTGCTTCCGCAGCACAAGAGGTGGCAAATAAACTGATTGAAGCTGGAATAGAAGCGATCCTAAATTTTGCTCCAACAACGATTCGAACTGAAAAAGAAGTGAAAATTGATCATAACGATTTGACTTCCAGCTTACAAAGTTTAGCCTATTATTTAAATTAA
- a CDS encoding amidohydrolase, translated as MKIITNATVITVNEQNEVIYNGAVGFDGGKITYVGKTPEDLSAYDEIIDGTNKYVMPGLINTHGHVGMSLLRGFADDLPLKQWLEDKMWPMEGQFTAEHVKWGTAISIIEMIRTGTTTFVDMYDHMDTVAQEVEASGMRGVLCRGVIGFCSEEERQQKLQEAASFASRWNGAANGRIHTMMSPHAPYTCSPEYIQQILEKAIELNVPLHIHMSESKAEVEQNVQDYGVRPVAHLENLGVFNHPTLVAHAVHLTDEEIDTLAKYDVKVAHNPISNLKLASGVARVPEMLAKGVCVSLATDSSASNNNLNLFEELKLAAILHKGVSYDPEVVPAEEALRMATRYAADAVFQKDSLGSLEVGKKADMIMLNAAQAHFQPANDPISHVVYAANGYDVTDTIVDGHFLMKDKELITMDEQKAIIEVNRVFALLKQ; from the coding sequence ATGAAAATCATTACCAATGCAACCGTAATTACTGTTAATGAACAAAATGAGGTTATTTATAATGGAGCGGTTGGCTTTGACGGGGGAAAAATTACATATGTAGGTAAAACACCTGAAGATTTATCAGCATATGACGAGATCATTGATGGAACAAATAAATATGTAATGCCAGGATTAATTAATACACATGGTCACGTAGGCATGTCCCTACTACGTGGATTTGCGGATGACCTACCTTTGAAACAATGGCTGGAAGATAAAATGTGGCCAATGGAAGGTCAATTTACAGCAGAGCATGTGAAATGGGGTACAGCTATTTCTATTATCGAAATGATCCGTACGGGTACAACTACCTTTGTAGACATGTATGATCATATGGATACAGTAGCTCAAGAGGTGGAAGCATCTGGGATGCGTGGCGTACTCTGCCGTGGAGTGATTGGGTTTTGCTCAGAAGAAGAACGTCAACAGAAATTACAAGAAGCAGCATCATTCGCATCACGTTGGAACGGTGCAGCTAACGGTCGTATCCATACAATGATGTCACCGCATGCTCCTTATACGTGCTCTCCTGAGTATATCCAGCAAATCCTTGAGAAGGCTATTGAATTAAACGTACCATTACATATTCATATGTCTGAATCAAAAGCAGAAGTGGAACAAAACGTTCAGGATTATGGTGTACGACCAGTTGCTCACCTAGAGAATCTAGGTGTATTTAATCACCCAACATTAGTTGCTCATGCTGTTCACTTAACAGATGAAGAGATTGATACGTTGGCTAAATATGATGTTAAAGTAGCTCATAATCCAATTAGTAACTTAAAATTGGCTAGTGGTGTAGCTAGGGTTCCTGAGATGCTTGCGAAAGGTGTATGTGTAAGTTTAGCAACTGATAGTTCAGCAAGTAACAATAACTTGAACCTATTTGAAGAGCTAAAATTAGCAGCTATCCTTCATAAAGGTGTATCCTATGATCCTGAAGTGGTACCAGCAGAAGAAGCACTTCGTATGGCAACTCGTTATGCGGCAGATGCGGTGTTCCAAAAAGATAGCTTAGGATCTTTAGAAGTGGGTAAAAAAGCAGATATGATCATGCTAAATGCGGCTCAAGCGCATTTCCAACCGGCGAATGACCCTATTTCCCATGTTGTTTATGCGGCAAATGGCTATGATGTAACAGATACAATTGTTGATGGGCATTTCTTGATGAAAGATAAAGAGTTAATCACAATGGATGAACAAAAAGCAATCATCGAAGTGAACCGTGTGTTTGCATTATTAAAGCAATAA
- a CDS encoding DUF5590 domain-containing protein, with the protein MWKRILIISACALVVLGASLYQLLSSLLSERHTLEAEARALVAEKTNIAEIDTIEEYRGREAYIVVTGKNKVGTPVVAWFSKEHVTFDLLEKALPRTKVKQLAEASYPGAQIERIVPGLEGEKRLWEVTLVDKQNRYNYVYYDFLTGQKIRAYTLNIPKS; encoded by the coding sequence GTGTGGAAACGCATCTTGATCATTTCAGCATGTGCGCTTGTTGTGTTAGGCGCATCTCTGTATCAGCTACTTTCCAGCTTATTGTCTGAGCGTCACACGTTAGAAGCAGAGGCCAGAGCATTAGTAGCAGAAAAAACAAACATTGCTGAGATTGATACGATAGAAGAATATCGAGGACGGGAAGCCTATATTGTTGTTACCGGAAAAAATAAGGTAGGAACTCCAGTGGTGGCTTGGTTTAGCAAAGAACACGTCACATTTGATTTACTGGAAAAAGCTCTCCCACGCACGAAAGTAAAACAATTAGCGGAGGCCTCCTATCCAGGAGCGCAAATCGAACGCATCGTACCTGGTTTAGAGGGAGAGAAAAGACTATGGGAAGTTACTTTAGTGGACAAGCAAAATCGTTACAACTACGTATATTATGATTTTTTGACTGGTCAAAAAATACGGGCGTATACGTTAAATATTCCGAAATCATAA